The Spodoptera frugiperda isolate SF20-4 chromosome 2, AGI-APGP_CSIRO_Sfru_2.0, whole genome shotgun sequence genome has a window encoding:
- the LOC118268782 gene encoding THO complex subunit 4 produces the protein MVDQIEMALDDIIKANKKAPSRGGGAGRKFNTARKPGGGRGGAAGGGFRNGRTGGVLRGRNRGGISKSTNYSRGDVNSAWKHDMFNDFGERKIQRNTMPSITTGPTKLLVSNLDFGVSDSDIQELFSEFGILKSAAVHYDRSGRSLGTADVVFERKADALKAMKQYNGVPLDGRAMNIQLATSEISNFRNEERNRIGGGGGNAGGNGPVRRNMNRGGPNRNQGGGGSRGNARRPGRGGAGAGRGKRPIPTAEQLDAELDAYVKEIK, from the exons ATGGTTGATCAAATTGAAATGGCTTTAGATGACATCataaaagctaataaaaaaGCACCAAGCAGGGGCGGCGGCGCTGGACGTAAATTCAATACAGCAAGAAAACCTGGTGGCGGCCGTGGTGGAGCAGCTGGTGGTGGATTTAGAAATGGCCGCACGGGGGGCGTTTTGCGCGGTAGAAACCGTGGCGGTATATCTAAATCAACAAATTACTCAAgg GGCGATGTTAACAGCGCATGGAAACATGACATGTTCAATGACTTTGGTGAACGGAAGATTCAAAGAAACACCATGCCATCTATCACAACTGGCCCCACAAAGTTATTAGTATCCAACTTAGACTTTGGAGTCTCCGATTCTGACATACAAGAGCTGTTCTCAGAATTTGGAATTCTGAAAAGTGCAGCTGTACATTATGATAGATCTGGAAGATCTTTAG GTACTGCTGATGTGGTGTTCGAGAGGAAAGCTGATGCATTAAAGGCTATGAAGCAATACAATGGAGTACCATTAGATGGAAGAGCAATGAATATTCAATTAGCTACTTCTGAGATAAGCAACTTTAGAAATGAAGAAAGAAATCGAATTGGCGGTGGCGGTGGCAACGCTGGCGGCAATGGACCAGTCAGGAGAAATATGAATAGAG GTGGACCAAACCGAAATCAAGGTGGAGGTGGATCCCGTGGTAATGCTCGCCGTCCTGGCCGTGGAGGTGCTGGAGCAGGCCGTGGGAAACGTCCCATACCCACAGCAGAACAGTTAGATGCTGAACTTGATGCTTATGTCAAAGAAATTAAGTGA
- the LOC126911613 gene encoding uncharacterized protein LOC126911613 isoform X1, which translates to MSQKTFNKCYFGCSCNDNDPLHKFPNPNSLKLEQIDRFKQWKSVLKPADQEKGDDYICKKFRICGRHFNKSYRLPSHYLTQNAVPTLFLGHSMNAEVDIYSDPTPGPSNLTDVVSDYVGHSMNAEVDIYSDPTPGPSNLTDVVSDYVEPAPIYCTPEKRRSMSYMNTKNKIMDITTKRTIIRLKNGIEKLRKKYKHQKTLMQCAKQIAMKESFLKFAEKLPETSRLFTLLQIKGLKKPKGRRFSEKEK; encoded by the exons atgtcgcAAAAAACTTTTAACAAGTGCTATTTTGGTTGTTCCTGTAATGATAACG ATCCTTTACACAAATTCCCAAATCCAAATTCATTGAAATTGGAACAGATTGATCGATTCAAACAATGGAAATCGGTGCTTAAACCAGCTGATCAAGAAAAAGGGGATGATTACATTTGTAAAAAATTCAGAATTTGTGGTAGACATTTTAACAAAAGCTACCGATTGCCTTCTCATTATTTGACTCAAAATGCAGTGCcaacattatttttag GCCATTCCATGAACGCAGAAGTTGACATATATTCGGACCCCACACCTGGCCCATCGAATTTGACAGATGTTGTATCTGATTATGTtg GCCATTCCATGAACGCAGAAGTTGACATATATTCGGACCCCACACCTGGCCCATCGAATTTGACAGATGTTGTATCTGATTATGTtg AACCAGCACCAATCTACTGTACACCAGAAAAAAGGAGATCAATGTCATATATGA ataccaaaaataaaataatggacaTAACAACAAAAAGGACAATAATACGACTTAAAAATGGTATTGAAAaactgagaaaaaaatataaacatcaaAAAACACTTATGCAATGTGCAAAACAAATCGCAATGAAGGAGTCGTTTTTGAAATTTGCTGAAAAGTTGCCTGAAACCTCGCGTTTATTTACATTGCTGCaaataaaaggtttaaaaaaaccaaaaggCAGAAGATTctctgaaaaagaaaaataa
- the LOC126911613 gene encoding uncharacterized protein LOC126911613 isoform X2 has product MSQKTFNKCYFGCSCNDNDPLHKFPNPNSLKLEQIDRFKQWKSVLKPADQEKGDDYICKKFRICGRHFNKSYRLPSHYLTQNAVPTLFLGHSMNAEVDIYSDPTPGPSNLTDVVSDYVEPAPIYCTPEKRRSMSYMNTKNKIMDITTKRTIIRLKNGIEKLRKKYKHQKTLMQCAKQIAMKESFLKFAEKLPETSRLFTLLQIKGLKKPKGRRFSEKEK; this is encoded by the exons atgtcgcAAAAAACTTTTAACAAGTGCTATTTTGGTTGTTCCTGTAATGATAACG ATCCTTTACACAAATTCCCAAATCCAAATTCATTGAAATTGGAACAGATTGATCGATTCAAACAATGGAAATCGGTGCTTAAACCAGCTGATCAAGAAAAAGGGGATGATTACATTTGTAAAAAATTCAGAATTTGTGGTAGACATTTTAACAAAAGCTACCGATTGCCTTCTCATTATTTGACTCAAAATGCAGTGCcaacattatttttag GCCATTCCATGAACGCAGAAGTTGACATATATTCGGACCCCACACCTGGCCCATCGAATTTGACAGATGTTGTATCTGATTATGTtg AACCAGCACCAATCTACTGTACACCAGAAAAAAGGAGATCAATGTCATATATGA ataccaaaaataaaataatggacaTAACAACAAAAAGGACAATAATACGACTTAAAAATGGTATTGAAAaactgagaaaaaaatataaacatcaaAAAACACTTATGCAATGTGCAAAACAAATCGCAATGAAGGAGTCGTTTTTGAAATTTGCTGAAAAGTTGCCTGAAACCTCGCGTTTATTTACATTGCTGCaaataaaaggtttaaaaaaaccaaaaggCAGAAGATTctctgaaaaagaaaaataa